One Purpureocillium takamizusanense chromosome 12, complete sequence DNA window includes the following coding sequences:
- a CDS encoding uncharacterized protein (EggNog:ENOG503P00D~MEROPS:MER0215827~COG:D) → MADESQPTTPPSPAAPTTPSAAGGFLTIVVSHRKHNYTFELPDDATVADLFDDVAATLDIPACHQKMLVPRGPLLKMPFKDPAMTLHSLQGKTLTLMGTPAAEVQAVNTMADRVARRNAARAAAHRAKAAAARHHSNHKPRSVVTTTSADDARYTFLQVRPLDGLPRPDRSLALLHRLKEDPGIRAAMRKHRFVVSLLTEMEPLAHTQTSHEGTSRTLGLNRNRGEVIELRLRTDAHDGYRDYKTIRKTLCHELAHNVHGPHDRNFWDLCHQIEREVDAADWKTGGRTISGDTSRYTISGQGRHVYDEDEDEGGWTGGEFVLGGVSSSSSSAAAAAEEPGMSRREVLAQAALERQRKETGAERKACDALAKGWRPCQRPNPDETK, encoded by the coding sequence atggcAGACGAGAGccagccaacaacaccaccatcaccggcAGCGCCCACCACGCCATCCGCTGCCGGTGGTTtcctcaccatcgtcgtctcccacCGCAAGCACAACTACACCTTTGAGCTGCCCGACGATGCCACCGTCGCAGACCTCttcgacgacgtggccgccaccctcgacATCCCCGCCTGCCACCAAAAGATGCTCGTCCCCCGCGGTCCCCTCCTCAAGATGCCCTTCAAGGACCCGGCCATGACCCTGCACTCGCTGCAGGGCAAGACGCTCACCCTCATGGgcacccccgccgccgaggtccagGCCGTCAACACAATGGccgaccgcgtcgcccgtcgcaatgccgcccgcgccgccgcccatcgcgcaaaggcagcagcagcacgccaCCACAGCAACCACAAGCCGcgctccgtcgtcaccactacttccgccgacgacgcccggtACACCTTCCTCCAGGTCCGgcccctcgacggcctgcccCGCCCGGACCGcagcctcgccctgctccaCCGCCTCAAAGAGGATCCGggcatccgcgccgccatgcgcaAGCACCGCTTCGTCGTCTCCCTGCTCACCGAGATGGAGCCTCTCGCCCACACCCAGACGTCCCACGAGGGCACCTCGCGCACCCTCGGGCTCAACCGCAACCGCGGCGAGGTCATCGAGCTGCGCCTCCGCaccgacgcccacgacggctACCGCGACTACAAGACCATCCGCAAGACGCTGTGCCACGAGCTCGCCCACAACGTCCACGGGCCCCACGACCGCAACTTCTGGGACCTGTGCCACCAGATTGAGCgcgaggtcgatgccgccgactggaagacgggcggccgcaCCATCAGCGGGGACACGTCACGGTACACCATCTCGGGCCAGGGCCGGCACGTctacgacgaggacgaggacgagggcggctggACGGGAGGCGAATTTGTGCTCGGCGGggtgagcagcagcagcagcagcgccgccgccgccgccgaggaaccCGGCATGAGCAGGAGAGAGGtgctcgcgcaggcggccctcgagcgccagcgcaaagagacgggcgccgagcgcaaggcctgcgacgccctcgccaagggctggcggccgtgtcAGCGGCCAAACCCCGACGAGACCAAGTGA
- a CDS encoding Nitrilase (COG:E~EggNog:ENOG503NWGQ), with protein sequence MASTTTTTIRVATASPATGPSRAATLAHLEALARRAAPADLLLLPEAYIGGYPRGSAFGCVVGDRSAAGRDEYARYYDAAVDLGDTVGEGGAGAGDRWVRRELASVAARDPKTAVVDDAATTSGGASLPPARGDGTREELERIARDTGVFVVTGLIEKAGGSLYCAVVYVCPREGIIGKRRKVLPTGTERLVWAQGSPATLRAVSTTLRGVRVNLAAAICWENYMPLLRQSLYAQNVNLYLAPTADGRDAWLGLMRTVGVEGRCFVVSSNMCVRSADGPPSSQQQQQQQQQASHAQTHRVPPPPAARRNSTITEEGFEIALPHSSSSTSTSPQQRHHPQHKRRKSVFDEDGNEIVLCCDADDNDDAVAGDLNGAGAKHVNGTSSATLTTTTATNGTTTMTGGGSGGSTSFSSRGGSCIVSPFGDVLAGPQWEDDEGIIYADIDLRDCIRGRLDLDAAGSYSRNDSFTLTVRGLDLDPLPY encoded by the exons atGGCCTccacgacaacgacgacgatccgcgtcgccacggcctcccccgccacgggcccctcccgcgccgccaccctcgcccacctagaggccctcgcccggcgcgccgcccccgccgacctgctgctcctgcccGAGGCCTACATCGGCGGGTACCCGCGCGGCAGCGCCTTtggctgcgtcgtcggcgaccgcagcgccgccggccgcgacgagtaCGCCCGCTactacgacgccgccgtcgacctcggcgacacggtcggcgagggaggcgccggcgccggcgaccgcTGGGTGCGCCGTGAGTTggcctccgtcgccgcaagggaccccaagacggcggtggtggatgatgctgctactactagtGGTGGTGCGTcactgccgccggcgaggggcgacggcacgagggaggagctggagcgcatcgcccgcgacacgggcgtcttcgtcgtcacGGGCCTCATCGAAAAGGCCGGCGGGAGCCTGTATTGCGCCGTCGTCTACGTGTGCCCGCGCGAGGGCATCATTGGCAAGCGGCGCAAAGTCTTGCCC ACCGGCACCGAGCGCCTCGTCTGGGCCCAgggctcgcccgcgaccctccgcgccgtcagCACCACCCTCCGCGGCGTCCGCGtcaacctcgccgccgccatctgcTGGGAAAACTAcatgccgctgctgcgccagagCCTGTACGCGCAAAACGTCAACCTCTACCtggcgcccacggccgacggccgcgacgcctgGCTCGGGCTCATGcgcaccgtcggcgtcgaggggcgcTGCTTCGTCGTGAGCAGCAACATGTGTGTGCGCTCCGCCGAtggccctccctcctctcagcagcagcagcagcagcagcagcaggccagcCACGCGCAGACGCATCGTgtcccgccaccgccggcggcgaggagaaACTCCACCATCACCGAGGAGGGCTTCGAAATCGCCCTCCCCCacagcagctccagcaccagcaccagcccgcagcagcgacaccaCCCACAGCACAAGCGCCGCAAGTCCGTCTttgacgaagacggcaaCGAGATTGTCCTATGCTGCGACGCAgatgacaacgacgatgccgtcgctggcgatctaaacggcgccggcgcgaaACACGTCAACGGCACGAGCAGCGCCACGctgacaacgacgacggcgacaaacGGCACGACAACGATgacaggaggaggaagcggcggcagtacctccttctcctcgcgcggcggctcgtgcATCGTCTCGCCGTTTGGCGACGTGCTCGCCGGCCCGCAgtgggaggacgacgagggcatcatcTACGCGGACATTGACCTGCGCGACTGCAtccgcgggcggctcgacctcgacgccgcggggaGCTACTCGCGCAACGACTCGTTTACGCTGACGGTCCGGGGGCTGGACTTGGATCCGCTGCCTTATTGA